The following DNA comes from Nicotiana sylvestris chromosome 10, ASM39365v2, whole genome shotgun sequence.
atctacccctttgattatgggcggcaccccgggtatctgctccatgcgctcactttgctccttgagctgtttctgcaaggttagtagtaaattttgtaaatcagaattaattacattacctgATTCTCTCTCGTGTGATTCACTGGGAGTTCCACCGctgcctgagttaacaagcccAGAACAATGGTTTTCcaaagtgttattatttggagtaggtgtgggtgttgcaacatgtaactggttaacaagtgcctcaacagctttgttgacctgagcaacaattaatttctgcaaagcttcatcaacagcttcaacattttcaaattgagcatgcTCGTTTATTTGAGACCCATCAGGAGTACCCTCATAAGATTGCCGTGGAGAGTCTCGTGGAGTAGGAACTTGAGTGTTAATATTCTGTGGATCTCCCTGattttgttggttctcttggtttccttgagtgttgtcattgttgttcgacataattgatgcaacaaggaaagttaagtgaaaagaaaatagattatcagcttcccggtaacggaaccaatttgtttaaccaaaaaataaattttagtcaaagctagaatttagaagaacacgggttactaataatcaaaagaatgtataaaaggaagtaatttagatagcaagagagtaatcaagagaaaaacaagtaaaccaaagctTATTCCAATAGTGTTTCGTGTCCTTATaattgatcagatatctcccttttatagatatcttggagatatacgttttgTCCAAATCATAataaggctattatgagtaattaaagacattgaatgctacgttacataatcattacattcaatacaaattctctaacgtattccacatttaatgcctattaaatgccGTATCTGCACTtttttctattgtcagattcattcctttgattctcggacataaatgacttagataggtacgggtgctgagttatttgaataactgcccgtgcctcttcctctgccatttgctcgtatctgttgcaactcgtgcatcttggctagttgtaattctttgaccatttgaccagtctacgtgtctcgatacgtcacctttatatttaaatacaatttttcccaatataTCAGGGACAATGAAGGATGGATATATACAGCTTCAGGTGACTCTAGTTCCCATCATATGCCAGTGACCTGGGCGCCTGGATTTTCTCAAGGTTCACATACAGAGGAAATGAGACTAAATCGCGAAGCTGAGGAGATTCTTTCAGCTTTTCCTCCCAGTTTCACGTCCTTCTTGATGAACTGCGGCCCTGAAGCTGATCAAGGTGGTTCTCATCAGTCGACTTTTCATGAAGTTCCCCACTTTTTGATTCAAAACTAAACACCGAAAATAATTGTTAACTGAATGCAGTTGCTGCACAGTCAAGTACGACGAAGGAGGTTGACCTTAAAGACCAAATTGCGGTATTGTTTCTGTCTATATCTTTTATAGAGATCAACTAACATTCTGCTTCGCTGAAATTTTTTAGCTGGACGGCTCATAATTTTGTTCCATTTGTATGATCCACCTGCTTATTCTTTTGCAGAAATATCTAGAAGATTCTTCATTCCAAGGTATGTCTTTAAATACTAATGCCCCTTTTCCAGGTTTTGGTCGATGGAGCATGCACATTACTTCATATTCCTAATGCccctttttgtttttaaaatttatttactttttccttttaatggatGGAAAAGCCTTAAAGTCACTGTTCTTGAAGTTGATTACTATTCAAACCATGGTAAAATAAAGCGTTGCTAAGTAATATCTACGAGTTGTAAAAAAATCACTCACTGTTAAAAAAAGCAGCTACATGCAGATGCTGATTTGACTGGTTTAGAGTACTAATTTGCTGAATTGCTGATATTGATAGATATGCTGGTCAAAGTTGAGGAAGTCATCCGTGAATTGGGAGATAATACAGTGCTGTAGCTGCACCAGAGCTGATGCAAAAAAAAATCATAGCTGATTACCTATTAATTCTTCAAACATGGGAggtttttttcattttctttcccaaTTTGCTTATAGAACACATCAAAACAAGCAAGCAGTTGTACAAGATAATTTTTTCCGTGCATTGTCTGTTGAAGCAATTACATTAGCTATCTTAAGTAGAACTTGGAAGTACAAAATTGTGATCTCATTTTAGACAAGGACTTGCTTTGCACGTTTAATTTGTTGTAGATGAGCAAGTCTCATCTATCATGCACCATTTGTGTGTTTGTTATATTGGTCCTATGAGCTACTAAGTAAAAGTTGGTTAAAACAAAAAAGAGAGGAACCAGTTCTGTTTTGATGCATGTTAGAGCCTTATATCCAGCTTTTCAGTTAACAGCCCTGCACTGTTTCCTGATCTGCCCCTGGTCACCAGTGAGCACTTGCATTGAAGCCAACTTGTTCATGGCCTTGCCCAACTTGTTGAACCATCCCGATTGGTCATCACCAAACTTTTGGATATAGTCCTTTGTTCTGGGATCTTCACTCAAAAGCACATCTGATTCAAGTAGTCCTCTTTTTTCAGCCAGCTGCTTGTAGTAAATAGAATCCATCTTGTACTGTGTGGTGGTATCAAAAGCCAAAGTATTCATTTGGTTGGTACATGTGAATCTCATAACTCCAGCGAGCCTTGGATCTACCATGGCCGCCTTCTGAGGATTATCCAATCGGTAAAGGAAGCTGAAACAGTGTGCTACTCCAATGGAGTGGGCACCAAttaaaactgccaaatcctcttcATTCAGGCCTTTCCTTTTGAAGAGGTCAATCAACGTATCCACTGTATTATCAGGAAGTGGGAGGTTGCCATGAACATTTGCTTCAAGGGATTCCATTCCATCACGACGTCCACCAGGCACGTCATAGTGAGGGACACCGGATACAACAAAGGCATCCCTTGATAAATATACCAAAAGATCTGTGCACGAGACTACGCGGGGGCATTCTGCCTCAAGCTCAGCCTTGATCTGGTCAATGAGATCAAATCCCCTAACTGTTGGTCCATTGGAGTTGGCGAGCTTCTCTACCCTTGCCCCACTTGGTGTCTGGTCTAGCAATAGTGATGCATCACATCCCTATGCATTAGATAAATGAATTTTCATTAGACTTTAATGTTATTTTTGGTTATCAAGAAAGCACAGGAAAGCCTGTTTCCTGCGAAAGAAAGTGGACGAAAAGGAAAGTTGAAATGTTTGGTCAATAGAGTAAAATTTGCAAATGTGTAGAAGTTAGTTTGGGCTTGTTctgttttcctttaagttttgcAAGAATAGTAAAATTTGCTGTCATTGCCAGTTGTGGAGCCAAAAATTCTACTAAGAGGATTAAGAAAATGCGAGACTGCCACACCCTGGATTCCAACCTGTGGCCTAATGCAATTCTCAAACCATCTTTCCACTTTATTAGAAGTTTTCCTTATGTCAAGAGGATTTAACAATTCATATGTATAAAAGAACAATTTGTTTTGATTTTCGATGATGGTAATTCAATTGAAACCCCTTTGCAAAACGTGGGAAGTGTAGGATCAGCTGATCAAGTACATATTCTCCCCAAATTTCCACATAATGAAACTGGCCCAAAGGATCTTAACCACCAAAATAAAGATCGATTCAGTCATTTTGAATTCATTAAATGAGCAGCTACATATCAAATGCAATCCAAAAGATTCGAAAATATGTTTCTTACTGAATATCCTGAGAACATCATCATAGAATCTACATATTGAGGTAAGGATTGAAGTCTTACATTGACAAAGCAATCATGCAATAGAAGGCGGGGAATCGCAGCAGCAATGCTGGAATCATTCCCAAAAGCCCTGATCATGCCATCCTTAATAATCTTCTCAGCTTTTGGGCAAATTTCATCGTAAAATCCCACTTTCAATCTAGCATGTTTACGTAGCTCTTTAATTTCTTCTGGTGTTGGATGTTTTTGCCCTGGAGCTGGCTGTACAGGCACAGGTGTTTGTGTGGCTGATGGATTAGGTGTTTGAGGTGCACCCCCATATCCTATTGTCACAGGTGGTAGAGTTGCTCCTGGATATCCTGCAGGCACATTCGTAGGTGTTGGATTAACGGTCACGGGATTAGGCGTTGGATTAATAGGCACAGGATTAGGTGTTGGATCAACAGGTACGGGTGTTGGGGTTGGATTGACAGGCACAGGTGTTGGAGTTACAGGTGCAGCATCTTCTTCAGGTTGGCTTTCTTCAATGATGTCATGATCAAGAATTTTTTCCCACAGATCATGCTGTTTTTGTGCCCTTTTCTTCAATGCCCTTTTCAGTTTTTTCCCCTTTTTACCATCTAGTTCAAAAATTGTGTCATCGTCGTCGCTGACATGAGCAACATTATTAACATGGATTGGCACATCAATATTTTTATCAGAATTGTTCGCTAGGAGAACTTCAGGAAGATGATCTGCAAATGCTGAGGACAGAGAAGGGAGAATCGTGCAAATAAGAAAAAGACCTGCAAAAATTCTTGCCTTCGCTGCCATTTTTCTAAAGCATGATGGTTGTTGATAACAAATATTTGGCATTTATAAGCCTATAAACTGTTGAGAGGGAAGAACTTGAGGCTACCATTGTTAAGTTTTTAGGTAGTTATTTAATTTTGGTTGGACTAATAATCTCACCCCTCAAAATAAGGGGGTCCTTTCTAACCTATCTAACAacatttctttctcttctcttttttctagTTGCTAGGAGTAGGAGAGCAGGTCATATGACTTTTGCTATGTGGCCTGGTTGCGTTAATTTTGATGTATATAGGTTTTATATATGTAGCCTGCATAATGCAGCCAAAGAATTGTACAATAACTAGGTACTTATATTGCATTGTAAAAATTATGCACACCCCTTTTCCTAATCCCTAgctatatatagagagagatatAACTTCTTATTCTTCAATATCTCACAAGAAAGACATCAAAGCAATAGCTATGTTTTCTCGGTACGCATTACTAGTTTTACTCTTTCCTCAATTCTTTACATCGTTAAGAAATTTTGCGCTTGGCGCCCCAACTCAGTTGTCTCAAATTTACCCTTCCCTTGCTCGGATCAAATCAAGAGCTGTAGCTCTCTACTTTACCAGCACAATGGTCTCAACGAAGACCAAATCACGATATTCTACTCTGTCAATAAATCACAGATCATGCCAATTAGTCGCGCAGGAGGGAAACAAGACTACCTAGTCACAGTACCTTGTTATTGACAAGATGTTAATGGTACTATTGGATACTTCTATAATACAGTTTACAAGTTGCAGCCTGGTGACACATTTGCTAATATTTCGAAACAAATTTATACTGGGGAAGCTTGGAAGGTTGGAGGAGAAGAGAGAAGTTATATAGTTGGAGAAGAAGTAACCATTCATCTCTTGTGTGGATGTGGAGAAAAGGCTGATTCTCAGCCTGTAGTTACATATACAGTACAAGAATATGATACTTTACCAGTTATTGCAAAAActttttcttctaaagttggtGATATAGTAAAGCTAAATCCTTATTTGGGTCAACTTCCACAGTTCCTTGATGTGGGTTGGTTGTTGTATGTCCCCATGGAAAGAAGTTGAAGTCTTATATGCCAAATTCATGGAATTTGGTGTCATTTCCTTTGAGAGTTTTCTCACATTTTGTTGGTGATTTACGGTAAAAGTTTTTACCATTATTGAAGTTCAAAGTTGTGCCTAGACATCTCTTTGTCATATTATATTCCTGAAACAAAACTTACCAATGATCAAATTGTGTTATTTAGCTACATAGGTTCCATTATAGGATTTAATTTAAGGATTaaacgaaaagaaaaaagatagcaAACGCTATCTTCTTGGAGTAAATTATAAGTACTACTTAGAGAGTGGCTCTAGAAGGGAGGGACAAGAAGATCTTGATCGAAAATTTAACAGTTCCTGCGTATCGCTTATTTCACTTTTAGCCTGCGCCAAAAACTATTTACATTTGGTAGCCAAAAATGTATTtaaaaatttgtataatttttgtatgacatacagaatgtatatatatacaaaaagtatatttttttggctattattttaagagcgtctatacagtgtcatttttccTATATATATCGAATCAACGAGAATCTGCTCAAGTGACTCATTCAAGGATTGAACAAAAGTGTGAACCGAAACCTTAAGCAGTAGCCAATACGGACCTTAGGTTCTAAACGCTTCCATGACATATAGAGAAGCATATTAGTATGTTATTAGATAATTCATCTTAAGCTTGACCAAAATTCTTAATCAT
Coding sequences within:
- the LOC104224698 gene encoding peroxidase 57-like, translated to MAAKARIFAGLFLICTILPSLSSAFADHLPEVLLANNSDKNIDVPIHVNNVAHVSDDDDTIFELDGKKGKKLKRALKKRAQKQHDLWEKILDHDIIEESQPEEDAAPVTPTPVPVNPTPTPVPVDPTPNPVPINPTPNPVTVNPTPTNVPAGYPGATLPPVTIGYGGAPQTPNPSATQTPVPVQPAPGQKHPTPEEIKELRKHARLKVGFYDEICPKAEKIIKDGMIRAFGNDSSIAAAIPRLLLHDCFVNGCDASLLLDQTPSGARVEKLANSNGPTVRGFDLIDQIKAELEAECPRVVSCTDLLVYLSRDAFVVSGVPHYDVPGGRRDGMESLEANVHGNLPLPDNTVDTLIDLFKRKGLNEEDLAVLIGAHSIGVAHCFSFLYRLDNPQKAAMVDPRLAGVMRFTCTNQMNTLAFDTTTQYKMDSIYYKQLAEKRGLLESDVLLSEDPRTKDYIQKFGDDQSGWFNKLGKAMNKLASMQVLTGDQGQIRKQCRAVN